A window of Sulfurimonas gotlandica GD1 contains these coding sequences:
- the leuS gene encoding leucine--tRNA ligase, producing the protein MEYNSTTIEKKWQDYWAQNGSFEPSEDFKKEKKYILSMFPFPSGRLHMGHVRNYSISDAFARYYRQQNFNVLHPIGFDSFGMPAENAAIKNGSHPKGWTYDNIDYMKKEFVSLGFSFSKERELATSDELYTKFEQGFIIDMYEKGLLYREKGLLNWCPHDQTVLANEQVVDGCCWRCDTPIVKKDMNQYYFKITQYADELLDDLKKIEGGWPKQVLTMQENWIGKSNGLEFDLFFDATSKEKLNNTFESFDVFTTRPDTIYGVSYTALAPEHAIVTYMIDNKLLSDAVIANITKMKNTSSIDRQKEKAGISLGLDVIHPLTGKKVPVWIANFVLMDYGSGAVMAVPAHDDRDFDFAKKYDLPINAVIKPYEGELSSECAFTEVGELFNSGEFDGLNSKKSQYNIIKYFEENKLGQKTTNYKLKDWGVSRQRYWGAPIPFIHCEDCGLVMEKKENLPIALPADVEITGEGNPLDNHPTWKHCKCSECGKDALRETDTMDTFVESSWYFLRFCASPQNWEKEAFSPQQLKYWMGVDHYIGGIEHAILHLLYARFFTKVFRDLGYLDFDEPFDKLLTQGMVLKDGAKMSKSKGNTVDPDAIIEKYGADTARLFILFAAPPTQELEWNDNAVEGAYKFIKRFFDRSSNIVKTDTKPIIDHATLSKDEKYARKKVYEALVRANDVYNEKYTFNTLIAGTMEAMNALNAQSNSDVWSEGYWILSSIMEPVIPHICWDISSEYFSLNNLNPQAVIDEVFVEDSITLGVSINGKRRTEIEVAVDASNEDIIASAKEAASKWLEGMSIVKEIVVPKKLVNIVVKG; encoded by the coding sequence TTGGAATACAACTCGACTACTATAGAAAAAAAATGGCAAGACTATTGGGCTCAAAACGGAAGTTTTGAGCCTAGTGAAGATTTTAAAAAAGAAAAAAAATATATTTTAAGTATGTTTCCATTTCCAAGTGGAAGACTACATATGGGCCACGTTAGAAACTACTCTATCAGTGACGCTTTTGCACGTTACTACCGTCAGCAAAACTTCAACGTTCTTCATCCTATCGGATTTGACAGTTTTGGTATGCCGGCTGAAAATGCGGCTATCAAAAATGGTTCACACCCTAAGGGCTGGACTTATGACAATATAGACTACATGAAAAAAGAGTTTGTATCTTTAGGTTTTTCTTTCTCAAAAGAGCGTGAACTTGCAACCAGCGATGAGTTGTACACTAAATTTGAGCAGGGCTTTATTATCGATATGTATGAAAAAGGCCTTCTCTATCGTGAAAAAGGTCTCCTTAACTGGTGTCCACATGATCAAACTGTTCTAGCAAATGAGCAGGTTGTTGATGGATGCTGTTGGAGATGTGATACTCCAATCGTTAAAAAAGATATGAATCAGTACTACTTTAAAATTACTCAGTATGCTGATGAGCTTTTAGATGATTTAAAGAAAATTGAGGGTGGCTGGCCTAAACAAGTTCTTACTATGCAGGAAAACTGGATAGGTAAGTCAAATGGTTTAGAGTTTGACCTGTTCTTTGACGCGACATCTAAAGAAAAACTAAACAACACTTTCGAATCATTTGATGTTTTTACTACTCGTCCTGATACTATCTATGGTGTTTCTTACACTGCACTAGCTCCTGAGCACGCAATAGTTACCTATATGATTGACAATAAGCTTTTAAGTGATGCAGTTATTGCAAATATAACGAAGATGAAAAATACATCTTCAATAGACAGACAAAAAGAGAAAGCCGGAATCTCTCTTGGACTTGATGTTATACATCCACTAACTGGTAAAAAAGTACCGGTTTGGATAGCTAACTTTGTTCTTATGGATTATGGCAGTGGAGCTGTTATGGCAGTTCCTGCTCATGATGACAGAGATTTTGACTTTGCTAAAAAATATGATCTGCCTATCAATGCAGTGATTAAACCTTACGAGGGTGAACTTAGCTCTGAGTGTGCTTTCACTGAAGTTGGAGAACTGTTTAACTCTGGAGAATTTGACGGGCTTAACTCTAAAAAATCTCAGTACAACATAATTAAGTACTTTGAAGAAAACAAGTTAGGTCAAAAAACTACAAACTATAAACTAAAAGACTGGGGTGTTTCACGTCAGAGATATTGGGGTGCTCCGATTCCTTTTATACACTGTGAAGATTGTGGTTTGGTTATGGAGAAAAAAGAGAATCTTCCTATTGCTCTTCCTGCAGATGTTGAGATTACTGGTGAGGGTAACCCACTTGACAATCATCCGACTTGGAAGCACTGTAAATGTAGTGAATGTGGCAAAGATGCTCTTCGTGAGACAGATACTATGGATACTTTTGTTGAGTCTTCTTGGTATTTTTTACGTTTTTGTGCATCTCCGCAGAATTGGGAAAAAGAAGCGTTTTCGCCACAGCAGTTAAAATACTGGATGGGTGTTGATCACTACATCGGCGGTATAGAACACGCTATTTTACACCTTTTATATGCAAGGTTCTTTACAAAAGTATTCCGTGATTTAGGTTACTTAGATTTTGATGAGCCCTTTGATAAACTTCTTACTCAAGGCATGGTTCTTAAAGACGGAGCTAAGATGAGTAAGTCTAAGGGTAATACAGTTGACCCAGATGCTATTATTGAAAAATATGGCGCAGATACGGCTAGACTATTTATCCTTTTTGCAGCTCCTCCGACTCAAGAGTTAGAGTGGAACGATAATGCAGTTGAGGGTGCTTACAAGTTTATAAAAAGATTTTTTGACAGAAGTTCAAATATCGTAAAAACTGACACTAAACCTATTATTGATCATGCAACCCTATCTAAAGATGAGAAGTATGCAAGAAAGAAAGTTTATGAAGCCTTAGTTCGTGCAAATGATGTGTACAATGAAAAGTATACATTTAACACTCTCATAGCAGGTACTATGGAAGCTATGAATGCTCTGAATGCACAGAGTAACTCTGATGTATGGAGTGAAGGTTATTGGATATTAAGTTCTATAATGGAGCCTGTAATTCCTCATATTTGTTGGGATATAAGCAGTGAGTATTTTTCACTTAATAACTTAAATCCGCAAGCAGTTATAGATGAAGTCTTTGTAGAAGACTCTATTACGCTAGGTGTATCTATCAACGGTAAAAGAAGAACTGAAATAGAAGTAGCAGTAGATGCTTCAAATGAAGATATTATAGCCAGTGCAAAAGAAGCAGCTTCTAAGTGGTTAGAGGGAATGAGCATCGTTAAAGAGATAGTTGTTCCTAAAAAACTAGTTAACATAGTTGTTAAAGGCTAA
- a CDS encoding DUF6394 family protein, producing the protein MDWGKVIYVFFSLMSLTSIAGFLYEHSAVALFVAASLNLVSTVLKIGVRNLLSAELLASSLVADLHLIPAFIYLEVVGNLEWAIALTIGALIANMFSVGLVYIESSKTHDDY; encoded by the coding sequence ATGGATTGGGGTAAAGTAATATACGTATTTTTCTCGTTGATGAGTTTAACATCAATAGCGGGTTTTTTATATGAACATAGTGCGGTTGCACTTTTTGTTGCGGCTAGTTTAAATCTTGTTTCTACAGTTTTGAAAATTGGAGTAAGGAACTTACTCTCTGCTGAGCTTTTAGCTTCCTCTTTGGTGGCTGATTTACACCTTATTCCAGCGTTTATTTATTTAGAAGTTGTTGGAAATTTAGAGTGGGCTATTGCCTTAACTATCGGTGCACTTATCGCTAACATGTTCTCTGTAGGACTTGTTTACATTGAGAGCTCAAAAACACACGACGATTACTAG
- a CDS encoding PLDc N-terminal domain-containing protein: protein MSNITILILVLFLGLWIYSIGSILTNEFNDKKAKVFWVIGIIFVPVLAFFYIFMKKNLLAKS, encoded by the coding sequence ATGAGCAATATTACAATCTTAATCCTTGTCCTGTTTTTAGGTCTATGGATTTACTCTATCGGTTCTATACTAACTAATGAATTCAACGATAAAAAAGCAAAAGTTTTTTGGGTTATTGGTATTATTTTTGTTCCCGTATTAGCGTTTTTCTACATATTTATGAAGAAAAATCTACTTGCAAAAAGCTAA
- a CDS encoding CHAT domain-containing protein, producing the protein MKGKLYIVNILFFIYVLTSSVMAFGLESSLDIKKKANYSKAYLEIEQVVIDILHTDKKTSKEANTKIEILFNKGTDLWNVFVNGGARLYADVFIYKQLSDVTVNYYVQTKQVYKSIEIYKKLILESQKYDFMEIELDTSFKLIDIYLDLGLVDLANITLANIEKIMNEYFIVDIDNIQKNDIYSLLVFYEYQKYNLKLSLLDFNINDENIQAINFDFLMKYYGYKYITPFSNIVGRRAAEGYFELYNQNNISGENYYTNSQTLFVYAKYFAITNDKKRANIAFLELQNTLQSNALGSTDPSSKKNSIYIKELRENFDFALGNTSNVVLQRIPLKFNYLSSLYSADINYHSGEIDKATEQMVEAESRFKLLVEHYKKLPSEYQYLDGVIKTKRELLTLKAIILEKESNYTQACDVYDELIISNEKIRASLPINLRKSYFRGYAKDAYLGLIRSRAKIYEKEKTKKSFDNFLVALNLLSSRQLKDLKATADIKEQNLQELQSSMSKEDLLYIIFDVGTDILIAGISKDEIFASVIPKSKELDKKLYAIKNDLVEKQIYNKVELLNIAREYINPIAKFKGIKNIHLLSDGVLSILPLDIYPLDELMLFENYSVDYLTTLNISQIDNKKSKELKLLAVADPMYDERGVDKLSDITFSKKRSADISGYFQKLPETRREVETISKNMNSSKLLLGTDAKESIIKSIPLEDYDYIHFATHGILGGEIPDMNEPALVLAKEEKEDSLLSATEISKLKLNAKLVVLSACNSGSGEYFRGEGATGIARAFKVAGSKEIIASLWPVDSLATEQLMKLFYENIAKGNSNSKSLYFAKKKLLTNSIAGENTQRGLQKKSNETKVFEAYSNPYFWSAFILIK; encoded by the coding sequence ATGAAAGGTAAGCTGTATATTGTAAATATTTTATTTTTTATATATGTTTTAACATCTAGCGTAATGGCATTTGGACTAGAATCTTCTTTAGATATCAAAAAAAAAGCCAATTATTCAAAAGCATATTTAGAGATAGAACAAGTTGTTATTGACATATTGCATACTGATAAAAAAACATCAAAAGAAGCTAATACTAAAATTGAAATACTCTTTAATAAAGGTACTGACCTATGGAATGTTTTTGTTAATGGAGGTGCACGCTTATATGCTGATGTATTTATTTACAAGCAATTATCAGATGTAACCGTAAATTATTATGTTCAAACAAAGCAAGTTTATAAATCAATAGAAATTTATAAAAAATTAATTTTAGAGTCTCAAAAATATGATTTTATGGAAATAGAATTAGATACATCCTTTAAACTTATTGATATTTATCTTGACTTAGGATTAGTTGACTTAGCTAATATTACATTAGCAAATATAGAAAAAATAATGAATGAATACTTTATTGTGGACATAGATAATATTCAAAAGAATGATATTTATAGTTTATTAGTATTTTATGAATATCAAAAATATAATTTAAAATTATCTCTTCTAGATTTCAATATAAATGATGAAAATATACAAGCAATAAATTTTGATTTTTTAATGAAGTATTATGGGTACAAATATATTACACCATTTTCAAATATAGTAGGAAGAAGGGCTGCCGAGGGCTATTTTGAATTATATAATCAAAATAATATATCTGGTGAAAATTATTATACAAATAGTCAAACATTATTTGTATATGCAAAATATTTTGCTATTACAAATGATAAGAAAAGAGCAAATATAGCTTTTCTTGAATTACAAAATACTCTTCAAAGTAATGCTTTAGGTTCAACAGATCCTTCATCAAAAAAGAATAGTATTTATATTAAAGAATTACGCGAAAATTTTGATTTTGCATTAGGTAATACTTCTAATGTTGTTCTCCAACGCATCCCTCTAAAATTCAATTACCTAAGTTCTCTATACTCAGCAGATATAAATTATCATTCAGGAGAGATAGACAAAGCTACAGAACAAATGGTTGAAGCAGAGAGTAGATTTAAACTTTTAGTAGAACACTATAAAAAATTACCCTCAGAGTATCAATACCTAGACGGAGTTATAAAAACTAAAAGAGAACTGCTAACTCTAAAAGCAATTATCTTAGAAAAAGAGTCTAATTATACTCAAGCTTGTGATGTTTATGATGAACTCATTATCTCAAATGAAAAGATAAGAGCATCTCTGCCAATAAATCTAAGAAAAAGCTACTTCAGAGGCTACGCAAAAGATGCTTACTTAGGATTAATTCGCTCAAGAGCAAAAATATATGAAAAAGAAAAAACTAAAAAATCATTTGATAATTTTTTGGTTGCTTTAAATCTTTTAAGTTCTCGTCAACTAAAAGACTTAAAAGCAACTGCAGATATAAAAGAGCAAAATCTTCAAGAACTTCAATCATCTATGAGTAAAGAAGATTTACTCTACATCATATTTGACGTTGGGACAGATATTCTCATAGCAGGAATATCAAAAGATGAAATTTTTGCTTCTGTTATACCAAAGAGTAAAGAGTTAGATAAAAAATTATATGCTATAAAAAATGATTTAGTAGAAAAACAAATTTACAATAAAGTAGAGCTTTTAAATATAGCAAGAGAGTACATAAACCCAATAGCAAAGTTTAAAGGTATTAAAAATATTCATCTACTGAGTGATGGAGTTCTTTCTATTCTGCCGCTAGATATTTATCCATTGGATGAGCTGATGTTATTTGAAAATTATAGTGTTGATTATTTAACAACTCTGAATATTTCTCAAATAGATAATAAAAAATCTAAAGAGTTAAAACTACTCGCTGTGGCTGATCCTATGTATGATGAACGTGGAGTAGATAAACTTTCTGATATAACTTTTTCAAAAAAGCGCTCGGCAGACATATCTGGCTATTTTCAAAAACTTCCTGAAACAAGAAGAGAAGTTGAAACTATATCAAAGAATATGAATTCATCTAAACTACTTTTAGGCACAGATGCAAAAGAGAGTATCATAAAGTCAATACCTCTTGAAGATTATGATTACATACATTTTGCTACACATGGAATATTAGGTGGTGAAATACCAGATATGAATGAACCAGCTTTAGTCTTAGCAAAAGAAGAGAAAGAAGATTCACTGCTTAGTGCAACTGAAATTTCAAAACTAAAACTCAATGCTAAACTTGTTGTTTTGTCAGCTTGTAACTCAGGAAGTGGTGAATACTTTAGAGGGGAGGGAGCTACTGGAATAGCTAGAGCTTTTAAAGTAGCAGGAAGTAAAGAGATAATAGCTTCTTTATGGCCTGTTGATTCACTCGCTACAGAGCAATTGATGAAATTATTTTATGAAAATATTGCTAAAGGAAATTCAAATTCAAAATCTTTATATTTTGCAAAAAAGAAACTACTCACAAACAGTATAGCTGGTGAAAATACTCAAAGAGGTTTACAAAAAAAGAGTAATGAGACAAAAGTATTTGAGGCTTACTCAAACCCATACTTTTGGTCTGCATTTATTCTAATAAAATAG
- the secF gene encoding protein translocase subunit SecF: MEFFKYTKTFNFMGKSKLAMILSVVLVLASYALLATKGLNYGVDFAGGTIVQVKYDTTAPIDAMREKLKGNELFNNASITEFGAVDEVVIRMKSTTGDVTVDVGDVTREALKGTGNYEIRRVDIVGPTVGAELKEKGIMSLLLAMIGILIYVAFRFEWRFAVASIVALIHDISIALGAITLVGLDVNLDVLAALLTILGYSLNDTIIVFDRIREGVTSSKNTDLTEIINESITRTLARTTLTSLTTFFVVFTLFMFGGEIIHAFAFTLLVGVVVGTYSSIFVASPILLWFGFDVKGYHVKLAAKSQREAEKQRMRDQYESGIM; the protein is encoded by the coding sequence ATGGAATTTTTTAAATACACAAAAACCTTTAATTTTATGGGCAAGTCTAAGCTTGCAATGATTTTATCTGTAGTCTTAGTTTTAGCTTCCTATGCACTTTTAGCAACAAAAGGTCTAAACTATGGTGTTGACTTTGCAGGTGGAACAATAGTTCAAGTTAAGTATGACACTACTGCTCCAATAGATGCGATGCGTGAGAAACTAAAAGGTAATGAGCTTTTTAATAATGCTTCTATAACAGAGTTTGGTGCAGTTGATGAAGTAGTTATTCGTATGAAAAGTACAACAGGTGATGTTACTGTAGATGTAGGTGATGTTACTCGTGAGGCATTAAAAGGCACAGGTAATTACGAAATACGTCGTGTTGATATCGTTGGACCTACAGTAGGTGCAGAGCTCAAAGAGAAGGGAATAATGTCTCTACTCTTAGCGATGATCGGGATTTTAATCTATGTTGCATTTAGATTTGAATGGCGTTTTGCTGTTGCATCTATTGTTGCACTTATTCATGATATCTCTATCGCTCTTGGTGCTATTACACTTGTTGGCTTAGATGTAAATCTGGATGTACTAGCCGCACTACTTACCATACTTGGTTACTCGCTAAATGACACTATCATAGTATTTGACCGTATTCGTGAGGGTGTGACTTCGTCTAAAAATACAGATTTGACTGAGATTATCAATGAGTCAATTACAAGAACACTAGCAAGAACAACCCTTACATCTCTAACGACTTTCTTCGTTGTATTTACGTTATTTATGTTCGGTGGTGAGATTATCCATGCCTTTGCATTTACACTTTTAGTTGGTGTTGTAGTTGGTACATACTCATCTATCTTTGTTGCTTCACCAATTCTTTTATGGTTTGGCTTTGATGTTAAAGGTTACCATGTTAAATTGGCAGCCAAGTCACAAAGAGAAGCAGAAAAACAAAGAATGCGTGACCAGTACGAATCTGGGATTATGTAA
- the secD gene encoding protein translocase subunit SecD, whose amino-acid sequence MKLNYRIVIFALSIVFGLFFSAPSLLQLQDGKKVTLGLDLQGGLHMLLGVKTEEATKSRIKSIAASVKHFSDRKDILVDALKFDESSISFSLLDADDTKAMKEFLSEIDGVNLSVNAENFSLSLTPAEIIKTEKLAIDQAIETIRNRLDQFGLAEPVVARQGEEKILVQLAGIKTQEEEQRARELISRAAKLELMAVDEDRDARVNSMSDSDASAYGDVILEDVKDSRRKYLVREIPILDGGMLTDASMGFDQNNRPLINFKLNAEGAEIFGDFTGKSVGKRLAVVLDGKVYSAPNINERIGGGAGQISGNYTVMEAKDLAIALRSGALLAPIYLMEKRSVGPSLGADSIKASMIALIGGFILVIIFMVVYYRMAGVIANIALIANLFIILAVMSLFGATLTLPGMAGIVLTVGMAVDANVIISERIRELIYEGKSMHKAIEDGYSNAMRAILDANITTLIAAVVLYAYGTGAIKGFAVTISIGILASMLTAILGTHGIYEMLESRIQKSKNNRFWFGIKG is encoded by the coding sequence ATGAAGCTTAATTATCGCATAGTTATCTTCGCACTATCAATAGTTTTTGGTCTGTTCTTCTCCGCACCATCACTACTACAGTTGCAAGATGGAAAAAAAGTTACTTTAGGACTTGACCTTCAGGGTGGTTTACACATGCTTCTTGGTGTAAAAACTGAAGAAGCCACAAAGTCTCGTATAAAATCAATTGCTGCTAGTGTAAAACATTTTAGTGATAGAAAAGATATCTTGGTCGATGCACTCAAGTTTGATGAATCATCAATATCTTTTTCACTTCTTGACGCTGATGATACAAAGGCGATGAAAGAGTTTTTAAGTGAGATAGATGGTGTAAACCTGTCTGTTAATGCTGAGAACTTTTCACTTAGCTTAACACCTGCAGAGATAATAAAAACAGAAAAGTTAGCAATTGACCAAGCTATTGAGACTATTAGAAATAGACTTGACCAATTTGGATTAGCTGAGCCTGTTGTAGCTCGTCAAGGTGAAGAGAAGATTCTTGTTCAGTTAGCTGGAATCAAGACTCAAGAAGAAGAGCAACGTGCAAGAGAGCTTATTTCTCGTGCAGCTAAACTTGAGCTTATGGCAGTTGATGAAGATAGAGATGCTCGTGTTAACAGCATGAGTGACTCTGATGCTAGCGCTTATGGTGACGTGATTTTAGAAGATGTTAAAGATTCTCGCCGTAAATACTTAGTTCGTGAGATTCCTATTCTTGATGGCGGGATGCTAACAGATGCTTCAATGGGATTTGATCAAAATAACAGACCTTTGATTAACTTCAAGTTAAATGCGGAGGGTGCAGAAATATTTGGTGACTTCACTGGCAAAAGTGTTGGTAAAAGACTTGCTGTTGTTTTAGATGGAAAAGTTTATTCTGCTCCAAATATCAATGAGCGTATCGGTGGAGGTGCTGGTCAGATTTCTGGAAACTATACTGTTATGGAAGCAAAAGATTTAGCTATCGCTCTTCGTTCAGGTGCACTTTTAGCTCCTATTTACCTCATGGAAAAACGTTCAGTTGGACCAAGTCTTGGGGCTGATAGTATTAAAGCTAGTATGATTGCACTTATTGGCGGTTTTATTTTAGTAATTATCTTTATGGTTGTTTACTACCGTATGGCTGGTGTTATTGCAAATATTGCGTTGATTGCCAACTTATTTATCATTTTAGCTGTTATGAGTCTTTTTGGTGCGACCCTAACACTTCCTGGTATGGCAGGTATAGTTCTGACAGTCGGTATGGCTGTAGATGCCAATGTTATTATCTCAGAGAGAATACGAGAGCTGATTTATGAAGGTAAATCTATGCACAAAGCCATAGAAGATGGTTATTCAAATGCTATGAGAGCTATCTTAGATGCAAACATTACAACACTTATTGCAGCAGTTGTTCTATATGCTTATGGAACAGGTGCTATCAAAGGGTTTGCCGTTACAATCAGTATTGGTATTTTAGCATCTATGTTAACTGCTATCTTAGGTACACACGGTATTTATGAAATGTTAGAGAGCAGAATACAAAAAAGTAAAAACAACCGTTTCTGGTTTGGGATTAAGGGTTAA
- the yajC gene encoding preprotein translocase subunit YajC, whose protein sequence is MEIISQLLPFIFLIAIMYFVIIRPQQKEAKARKEMIEALAKGDKVVTNGGFIVVIHKVEEKFLSVKMNDDVITKIAKDAIARKYEDEA, encoded by the coding sequence ATGGAAATTATCAGTCAATTACTACCGTTTATATTTTTAATCGCAATCATGTATTTCGTGATTATCCGCCCACAACAAAAAGAGGCTAAAGCAAGAAAAGAGATGATCGAAGCTCTAGCTAAAGGTGACAAAGTTGTTACTAATGGTGGCTTTATTGTAGTTATTCACAAAGTTGAAGAGAAGTTTTTAAGTGTAAAAATGAATGATGATGTAATTACTAAAATTGCAAAAGACGCTATTGCAAGAAAGTATGAGGATGAAGCTTAA
- a CDS encoding apolipoprotein N-acyltransferase: protein MLKNIETFKNNKPLLFDLLIGLVTALLFSAFIYLEHWGITLKLFNTIFGVAALGLLLYIPKRAILVAGFFIGLLWFYWIGYSFKYNGVGYLTPFITLSFAIIYMLFFGVLALSNKVYVRALLLFSLSFFEPFDWNWLQIELLFVDSYIGLFKYQLFFVLAALTLPNYLKFKYKDASILLLLLALNFSPSIEKEAPLKIKLVPTDIAQDKKWARASLKPTIFMILKEIQNAIDEDYEVIVFPESVFPLYMNENQKIIDRLLKYSQDITIVAGSLYRDKGNNYNVTYMFQNGKYEMAKKLVLVPFGEYVPLPKFAQNIINDMFFAGQADFVTAEKPTDFIIKGVKFRNAICYEATCQEIYEGDVSYVIAISNNAWFAPSIEPTIQKLLMRYYARKNATTIYHSANYKGTGIVR from the coding sequence ATGCTAAAAAATATTGAAACGTTTAAAAACAATAAACCATTATTATTTGATTTACTCATTGGTCTCGTAACTGCACTCCTCTTTAGCGCATTTATATATTTAGAACACTGGGGAATCACTCTAAAACTCTTCAACACTATCTTTGGTGTTGCTGCCTTAGGATTACTATTATACATTCCTAAAAGAGCTATATTGGTGGCTGGTTTCTTTATTGGACTCTTATGGTTTTACTGGATTGGTTATAGTTTTAAATATAATGGTGTTGGATATTTAACTCCTTTTATTACTCTATCATTTGCCATTATTTATATGTTGTTTTTTGGTGTTTTAGCACTAAGCAACAAAGTATATGTCAGAGCTCTTTTACTATTTTCTCTTAGTTTTTTTGAACCCTTTGATTGGAACTGGCTGCAAATTGAACTATTATTTGTAGATAGTTATATTGGTCTGTTTAAATACCAACTATTCTTCGTTTTGGCAGCTCTTACACTTCCTAATTATTTAAAATTTAAATACAAAGATGCTTCTATACTCCTGCTCCTCCTCGCATTAAATTTTAGCCCTAGTATAGAAAAAGAAGCTCCACTAAAAATCAAACTTGTTCCTACCGATATAGCACAAGACAAAAAATGGGCGAGAGCTTCTCTTAAACCTACTATCTTTATGATTTTAAAAGAGATACAAAATGCGATAGATGAAGATTATGAAGTTATTGTTTTTCCAGAGTCAGTATTTCCACTTTACATGAATGAAAATCAAAAAATCATTGATAGACTCCTTAAATATTCTCAAGATATTACCATAGTTGCAGGTTCTCTCTATAGAGATAAAGGTAATAATTACAACGTTACATATATGTTTCAAAATGGTAAATATGAAATGGCTAAAAAGCTCGTTTTAGTTCCTTTTGGAGAGTATGTACCTCTTCCAAAATTTGCACAAAACATAATCAATGATATGTTTTTTGCTGGGCAAGCTGATTTTGTAACTGCTGAGAAGCCAACAGATTTTATAATTAAAGGTGTAAAATTTAGAAATGCCATCTGCTATGAAGCTACATGCCAAGAAATATATGAGGGTGATGTAAGTTATGTTATTGCTATAAGTAACAATGCTTGGTTTGCTCCATCTATAGAGCCTACTATTCAAAAATTACTCATGAGATATTATGCGCGTAAAAATGCTACAACAATATACCATTCGGCAAATTACAAGGGTACCGGCATAGTTAGATAA